The window GTCCCGCCGCGTAGCCGCGCCTCATCTTGATGAGCTCCCGGCTGTAGAGCCACACGTACCAGAGCTGGAAGAGGAGAATCGGTCCGGCGTCCAGGATTCTGGCCCACCACGTGGCGAACGTGTGGAACAGGCTGCTTCCGACCCCGATCGTGACGAGCAGCGCGAACAGGAGCCACACGTCGGGCGATTGCGGACCCACGCGGTGCACGAGGCGCCAGACCGCCCACGCGGCGAGGAAGAAGGCGATGTTGCTCGAGGCGTTCATGGGCTCGGCCCACAGGCCCGGGCCGACGCGCTCGCAGTAGAGATCCAGCAAGGTGGCAGGCACTATAGCTGGCGGGCGGCGGGTCGGCAAGACCGCGTGACGCGCGCCGCGACCCGCCGGGCGTCGAGGAAAGCGCGGTGCGCCGGCGCGTCACCGGGAGTCGCGCTCGGGCGCCGTCAGCGACGTGCCGCCGTCCACGACGAGCGTGTGGCCGGTGACGTAGCGCGCGAAGTCCGACAGGAGAAAGCGCACGGCGTGGCCGATGTCCCAGCCGGTGCCTTCGACCCCGAGCGCCGAGGCCTTGCGCCGCCGCTCGCGCGCCGAGGCGCTCATGCCGCGCTGATAGACCATGGGCGTGTAGACGGGACCGGGCGCGACGCAGTTGACGCGGATGCCCTCGGGGCCGTGGTCGACGGCCATCGCCCGCGTCAGCGCGATGACCGCGCCCTTGGAGACGGAGTACGCGGTGAGCCCGCGCGGCCGTAGCGCGGAGATCGACGACACGTTGACGATCGCGCCGCCGCCGGCCCGTCGCATGGCGGGGATGGCGTGCTTGGCGGTGAGGAACATGCTGTGGAGGTTGACGTCCATGACCCGGCGCCAGCTCTCCTCGCTCTCGTCGACGACGGAGCCGCGGCTGCCGATGCCGACGTTGTTGTCGAGGAGGTCGAGC is drawn from Candidatus Methylomirabilota bacterium and contains these coding sequences:
- a CDS encoding ceramidase domain-containing protein; the protein is MPATLLDLYCERVGPGLWAEPMNASSNIAFFLAAWAVWRLVHRVGPQSPDVWLLFALLVTIGVGSSLFHTFATWWARILDAGPILLFQLWYVWLYSRELIKMRRGYAAGLLVGFVVGAYLGRQFPQILNGSLIYAPASFFVVALGVYHARTRSRERFLLLWAAGVFLVAFFFRTIDNAVCPSFPTGTHFLWHLLVPVVLYLSVRGLLLSLPRPLPAA
- a CDS encoding SDR family oxidoreductase — translated: LDLLDNNVGIGSRGSVVDESEESWRRVMDVNLHSMFLTAKHAIPAMRRAGGGAIVNVSSISALRPRGLTAYSVSKGAVIALTRAMAVDHGPEGIRVNCVAPGPVYTPMVYQRGMSASARERRRKASALGVEGTGWDIGHAVRFLLSDFARYVTGHTLVVDGGTSLTAPERDSR